One window from the genome of Pseudoalteromonas sp. '520P1 No. 423' encodes:
- a CDS encoding glutaredoxin, producing MKLVRWVLGRIILLLDFIFTPKSIKRAPQEQELVNQKTKDLVLYQFKACPFCVKVRRSMKRNGLNIETRDAKKDELHRQTLLEQGGRVKVPCLRIVNGNDVTWLYESNDIISFLEKEVA from the coding sequence ATGAAGTTAGTTCGTTGGGTTTTAGGTCGTATTATTTTATTGTTGGACTTTATCTTCACACCTAAAAGTATAAAACGTGCTCCGCAAGAGCAAGAACTTGTTAATCAAAAAACAAAAGACCTTGTTTTATATCAATTTAAAGCATGTCCGTTTTGTGTAAAGGTACGCCGTTCAATGAAGCGCAATGGCTTAAACATCGAAACAAGAGATGCTAAAAAAGATGAATTACATCGTCAAACTTTATTAGAGCAAGGTGGTCGTGTAAAAGTACCTTGTTTACGTATCGTAAATGGTAATGATGTCACTTGGTTATATGAATCAAATGATATTATTAGCTTCTTAGAAAAAGAAGTCGCTTAA
- a CDS encoding ABC transporter ATP-binding protein: protein MSEILEVEDLKRYFSKNKAVDGVSFKVKKGICFGLLGPNGAGKTTTIEMLEGIVEPTSGKILYQGKAIDKHIYHELGIQFQHTALQDHLTVIETLKMFSAFYEKTLPIKELISLCQLNEFINQDHRKLSGGQKQRLLLALALINDPQLVFLDEPTTGLDPHSRRLFWDLVNKIKSQGKTILLTTHYMDEAEYLCDEIAIMDKGKIIALDTPEALLQQNFSGALIKLPKKNVDEHDNKQNILQHFNIQFVQQSALVQSVDIQTTLVTLIEQGVSLEGLQVKSANLDDLFLKLTGHGLEGVNHV from the coding sequence ATGTCGGAAATTCTTGAGGTTGAAGATCTTAAAAGGTATTTTTCAAAAAATAAAGCTGTGGATGGTGTGAGCTTTAAAGTTAAAAAAGGTATTTGTTTTGGCTTATTAGGGCCAAATGGTGCAGGTAAAACAACCACGATTGAAATGCTCGAAGGCATTGTGGAGCCAACATCGGGAAAAATCCTATACCAAGGCAAGGCAATAGATAAACATATTTATCATGAGTTAGGTATTCAATTTCAGCATACTGCTTTGCAAGATCATCTTACTGTTATCGAAACATTAAAAATGTTTTCTGCATTTTACGAAAAAACTTTACCTATAAAAGAGCTTATTTCACTTTGTCAGTTAAATGAATTTATTAATCAAGATCATCGAAAACTCTCTGGTGGTCAAAAACAAAGATTGTTATTAGCTTTAGCTTTAATAAATGATCCTCAGTTAGTTTTTTTAGATGAACCTACAACCGGATTAGATCCCCATAGTCGCAGATTATTTTGGGACTTAGTTAATAAGATTAAATCTCAAGGAAAAACAATCTTACTGACAACCCATTATATGGATGAGGCTGAATATTTATGTGATGAAATTGCGATTATGGATAAAGGTAAAATTATCGCACTAGATACTCCCGAAGCCTTATTACAGCAGAACTTTAGTGGTGCTTTAATTAAGTTACCTAAAAAGAATGTTGACGAACATGATAATAAGCAAAATATATTACAACATTTTAATATTCAGTTTGTGCAACAAAGTGCACTAGTTCAAAGTGTAGATATTCAAACTACTTTAGTCACACTGATTGAACAAGGGGTTTCACTTGAGGGGTTACAGGTTAAATCAGCCAACTTAGATGATTTGTTTTTAAAGTTAACAGGTCATGGCTTAGAGGGGGTGAATCATGTTTAA
- a CDS encoding ABC transporter permease, with protein MFKRFLAVLIARNYEFFRDRAALGWNLIFPVLLVVGFAFIFSGDGKTLYKIGVLPDISQTSNDHKLMALKHIEFVSYDEKLIAMNKLRQHKIDLLVDFNNEIYWVNQSSNSGYIAEQLLLASSFNYQRKAIEGKEIRYLDWVVPGILGMNMMFSCLFGVGYVIVRYRKNSVLKRLHATPLRPIEFLTAQVCSRLLIVIALSTVIFTGCNWIFDFYILGSLIDLFIIALLGTVSLISLGLLIAARSESEEFTGGMLNVASWPMMMLSGVWFSLEGSPEFIQTLANFIPLTHMLEAARAIMLDGASLWQVKSHIVALLLMTATFLISGSLLFRWQGQAR; from the coding sequence ATGTTTAAGAGATTTTTAGCGGTATTAATTGCGCGCAATTATGAATTTTTTCGTGATCGTGCTGCACTTGGTTGGAATTTAATTTTTCCTGTCTTACTCGTTGTTGGTTTTGCCTTTATATTTTCCGGAGATGGAAAAACGCTTTATAAAATAGGCGTACTACCCGATATAAGCCAAACGTCAAATGATCATAAGTTAATGGCGTTAAAGCATATAGAATTTGTAAGCTATGATGAAAAACTAATTGCGATGAACAAGCTTAGGCAACATAAAATAGACTTATTAGTGGATTTTAACAATGAAATTTATTGGGTTAACCAATCTTCAAATTCGGGTTATATTGCTGAGCAGTTATTATTAGCGTCGAGTTTTAACTACCAAAGAAAGGCAATAGAGGGCAAAGAAATACGATATTTAGATTGGGTTGTACCTGGTATTTTAGGTATGAATATGATGTTTTCATGTTTATTTGGAGTGGGATATGTGATTGTTCGATATCGTAAAAACTCTGTGTTGAAAAGGCTTCATGCAACTCCGCTAAGACCTATTGAGTTTTTAACAGCACAAGTATGTTCTCGATTATTAATTGTGATTGCGCTCAGTACTGTTATATTTACTGGGTGTAACTGGATTTTTGATTTTTATATTCTTGGAAGCTTAATTGATTTATTTATAATCGCTTTGTTAGGCACTGTGAGTTTAATTTCTTTAGGCCTGTTAATCGCTGCGCGTTCAGAATCAGAAGAGTTCACAGGAGGCATGTTAAATGTCGCATCCTGGCCAATGATGATGTTATCAGGTGTGTGGTTTTCATTAGAAGGTAGCCCTGAATTTATTCAGACTTTAGCTAACTTTATTCCTCTTACCCATATGCTAGAAGCTGCCAGAGCAATTATGTTAGATGGTGCTTCTTTATGGCAAGTTAAAAGTCATATTGTAGCCTTATTGCTAATGACAGCTACGTTTTTAATAAGTGGCTCTTTATTGTTTAGGTGGCAAGGGCAGGCTAGATAG
- a CDS encoding Crp/Fnr family transcriptional regulator yields MDKYQQLLSNVAERNNLPTLSYKAGDILFHQGVLEPRLFWIKSGLVKLVFIQPDGKEFVKAFLAENDISGSLMSVIFEKPSPYACYCIEPCEVIAMPYSKVREWSEKTPQLKDVELEYMQQLTARKEEREYQFLCLTPEERYKSFKSGYPHIFKRISQAELALFLGITPVALSRIKTRLKATA; encoded by the coding sequence ATGGATAAATATCAGCAATTATTATCGAATGTGGCAGAACGAAATAATTTACCTACTTTAAGCTATAAAGCGGGAGATATTTTATTTCATCAAGGGGTTTTAGAGCCAAGGCTATTTTGGATCAAATCAGGTTTAGTTAAATTGGTTTTTATACAACCAGATGGTAAAGAATTTGTGAAAGCCTTTTTAGCTGAAAATGATATATCAGGTAGTTTAATGAGTGTCATTTTTGAAAAGCCATCACCTTATGCGTGTTATTGTATTGAACCCTGTGAAGTGATTGCGATGCCATACTCTAAAGTAAGAGAATGGTCTGAAAAAACACCGCAGCTTAAAGATGTTGAGCTGGAGTATATGCAACAATTGACCGCTCGAAAAGAAGAGCGAGAATATCAATTTTTATGCTTAACACCAGAAGAAAGGTATAAAAGTTTTAAATCTGGCTATCCTCATATATTTAAACGTATTAGCCAAGCTGAGTTGGCATTATTTTTAGGTATAACACCAGTGGCACTCAGTCGTATTAAGACTCGGT